A stretch of the Vigna radiata var. radiata cultivar VC1973A chromosome 7, Vradiata_ver6, whole genome shotgun sequence genome encodes the following:
- the LOC106767703 gene encoding serine/threonine-protein kinase HT1 translates to MNFGRASMGGSCFHALRLRRFKSKPLPEPSSSSRARLDSDLENMERRRFDSLESWSMILDSENVETWEASKEDQEEWTADLSQLFIGNKFASGAHSRIYRGIYKQRAVAVKMVRIPTQDEERRGLLEQQFKSEVALLSRLFHRNIVQFIAACKKPPVYCIITEYMSQGTLRMYLNKKEPYSLSTETILRLALDISRGMEYLHSQGVIHRDLKSNNLLLNDEMRVKVADFGTSCLETRCRETKGNMGTYRWMAPEMIKEKPYTRKVDVYSFGIVLWELTTALLPFQGMTPVQAAFAVAEKNERPPLPASCQPALAHLIKRCWSANPSKRPDFSDIVCTLEKYDECVKEGLPLTHHSGLVSKNIIIERLKGCVSMSSSIPVQA, encoded by the exons ATGAACTTTGGCAGAGCTTCAATGGGAGGCTCATGTTTCCATGCGCTTCGTTTGAGGAGGTTCAAGAGTAAGCCTCTGCCAGAACCCTCTTCTTCTTCGAGGGCAAGGTTGGATTCTGACTTGGAGAACATGGAGAGAAGAAGGTTTGACAGCTTGGAATCATGGTCCATGATATTGGACTCTGAGAATGTGGAGACATGGGAAGCATCAAAGGAGGATCAAGAAGAATGGACTGCTGACCTTTCCCAACTTTTCATAGGTAACAAATTTGCTTCTGGTGCTCACAGTAGGATATACCGCGGAATTTACAAGCAGAGAGCCGTTGCTGTAAAAATGGTGAGGATTCCCACACAGGACGAGGAGAGAAGAGGCTTGCTCGAACAGCAATTCAAGTCAGAAGTTGCTTTACTTTCACGTCTCTTTCACCGTAACATAGTGCAG TTTATTGCAGCTTGTAAAAAACCGCCAGTGTACTGTATCATAACAGAATACATGTCACAAGGAACTCTGAGGATGTATCTGAACAAGAAAGAACCATACTCTCTTTCCACAGAAACCATACTACGGTTAGCTCTTGACATATCAAGGGGCATGGAGTACCTTCATTCGCAAGGTGTGATCCACAGAGACCTAAAGTCAAATAACTTGCTTCTCAACGATGAGATGAGGGTTAAGGTGGCAGACTTTGGAACATCGTGTCTCGAAACACGGTGTCGGGAGACCAAGGGAAACATGGGAACATATCGTTGGATGGCCCCTGAGATGATTAAGGAAAAACCTTACACTCGTAAAGTTGATGTCTACAGCTTTGGAATTGTGCTCTGGGAGCTCACCACTGCTTTACTTCCATTCCAGGGAATGACCCCTGTTCAAGCTGCTTTTGCTGTTGCCGAAAAG AACGAAAGGCCTCCACTTCCTGCTAGTTGCCAACCAGCGCTTGCCCATCTGATAAAACGTTGTTGGTCAGCGAACCCTTCAAAGAGGCCAGATTTCAGTGACATTGTGTGCACTCTGGAGAAGTACGATGAGTGCGTGAAGGAGGGTCTTCCTCTGACTCATCATTCAGGCCTTGTCAGCAAAAACATCATCATCGAACGCTTAAAAGGTTGCGTCTCTATGAGCTCTTCCATACCTGTACAGGCTTGA
- the LOC106765623 gene encoding probable carboxylesterase SOBER1-like isoform X1 — protein sequence MKGLDKVREMKVIKFTITLLSTSILFLLFFPKKSINPSSSPQPLQRDSSSSSMSRARSFVLWLHGLGDSGPANEPIKTLFTSPEFRDTKWSFPSAPSAPVTCNYGSVMPSWFDILEIPVTAESPNDDSSLLKAVQNVHATIDREIAAGVNPKNVFICGFSQGGALTLASVLLYPKTLGGGAIFSGWVPFNSSITEQITPEAKQTPILWCHGMVDRTVLFEAGHAGPPFLEKNGVGCEFKAYPGLAHSINNEELRYLESWIKARLQSSSN from the exons ATGAAGGGCCTAGACAaggtgagagagatgaaggtgATAAAGTTTACCATTACACTATTAAGCACCTCGATTCTGTTTTTACTCTTCTTCCCTAAAAAGAGCATAAACCCCTCTTCTTCTCCACAACCACTGCAGCGAgattcctcttcctcctccatGTCCAGGGCGCGAAGCTTTGTTCTGTGGCTTCACGGTCTGGGTGACTCCGGTCCAGCCAACGAACCTATCAAAACTCTGTTCACTTCTCCCGAATTCAGAGACACCAAATGGTCCTTCCCTTCTGCCCCTTCTGCCCCCGTCACTTGCAACT ACGGTTCTGTAATGCCTTCGTGGTTTGACATTCTCGAGATTCCTGTCACAGCT GAATCTCCAAATGACGATAGTAGTTTACTTAAAGCTGTTCAAAATGTGCATGCTACTATAGACAGGGAAATAGCTGCTGGTGTAAACCCCAAAAATGTATTTATCTGTGGATTCAGTCAAGGAG GTGCCTTAACCTTGGCTAGTGTTCTACTGTACCCTAAAACTTTAGGTGGAGGTGCAATCTTTAGTGGTTGGGTTCCATTCAATTCTTCTATTACAGAACAAATTACGCCCGAGGCAAAGCAG ACACCCATACTATGGTGCCATGGAATGGTTGATAGAACGGTATTGTTTGAAGCTGGACATGCAGGTCCCCCCTTCCTTGAAAAAAATGGCGTTGGTTGTGAGTTCAAG GCTTATCCTGGTCTTGCCCACTCCATAAACAATGAGGAGCTGCGGTATCTCGAGTCATGGATCAAGGCACGCCTACAAAGTTCTTCCAATTAA
- the LOC106767630 gene encoding uncharacterized protein LOC106767630, with protein MKKLYRKGTVHPSPSSSPPPPTISDHLSFLPSAILTLTLSLSPEDREVLAYLLSCSSSSSNNNNNNHFSNNNHRRNPKVVVDGDHPPLFNCSCFRCYMSYWVRWNSSPNHQLIHEIIEAFEDSLTHTAKLTRKDKRNKRGSKAKSPECSEFHSSPAEPLPERSGSGGGGGGEVEVGDSGEGEEKGSVRRFVSFIGERIWGAWGP; from the coding sequence ATGAAGAAGCTCTACCGTAAAGGAACCGTCCACCCCTCCCCTTCTTCCTCTCCGCCGCCGCCAACCATCTCCGACCACCTCTCCTTCCTCCCCTCCGCCATCCTCACCCTcactctctccctctctccGGAGGACCGAGAAGTTCTCGCTTACCTCCTCTCttgctcctcctcctcctccaacaacaacaacaacaaccacttCTCTAACAACAACCACCGAAGGAACCCTAAGGTGGTCGTGGACGGCGATCATCCTCCCCTCTTTAACTGTTCCTGCTTTCGCTGCTACATGAGCTACTGGGTGCGCTGGAACTCCTCTCCTAACCACCAACTCATCCACGAAATCATCGAAGCCTTCGAAGATTCTCTCACCCACACCGCGAAACTCACCAGAAAGGATAAGAGAAACAAGAGGGGCTCCAAAGCCAAGTCTCCCGAGTGCTCCGAGTTTCACTCTTCGCCGGCCGAACCGCTCCCCGAGAGGAGCGGTAGTGGAGGAGGTGGTGGCGGAGAGGTTGAAGTCGGTGACAGCGGTGAAGGTGAGGAGAAAGGGTCGGTGAGAAGGTTTGTTAGCTTCATCGGAGAAAGGATTTGGGGTGCTTGGGGTCCCTGA
- the LOC106765623 gene encoding probable carboxylesterase SOBER1-like isoform X2 codes for MKGLDKVREMKVIKFTITLLSTSILFLLFFPKKSINPSSSPQPLQRDSSSSSMSRARSFVLWLHGLGDSGPANEPIKTLFTSPEFRDTKWSFPSAPSAPVTCNYGSVMPSWFDILEIPVTAESPNDDSSLLKAVQNVHATIDREIAAGVNPKNVFICGFSQGGALTLASVLLYPKTLGGGAIFSGWVPFNSSITEQITPEAKQELGDVALSWWEKFLATFHARALLQLLAFMRYLGHRKRYAKVFITNLLSTLLFFRSKSAL; via the exons ATGAAGGGCCTAGACAaggtgagagagatgaaggtgATAAAGTTTACCATTACACTATTAAGCACCTCGATTCTGTTTTTACTCTTCTTCCCTAAAAAGAGCATAAACCCCTCTTCTTCTCCACAACCACTGCAGCGAgattcctcttcctcctccatGTCCAGGGCGCGAAGCTTTGTTCTGTGGCTTCACGGTCTGGGTGACTCCGGTCCAGCCAACGAACCTATCAAAACTCTGTTCACTTCTCCCGAATTCAGAGACACCAAATGGTCCTTCCCTTCTGCCCCTTCTGCCCCCGTCACTTGCAACT ACGGTTCTGTAATGCCTTCGTGGTTTGACATTCTCGAGATTCCTGTCACAGCT GAATCTCCAAATGACGATAGTAGTTTACTTAAAGCTGTTCAAAATGTGCATGCTACTATAGACAGGGAAATAGCTGCTGGTGTAAACCCCAAAAATGTATTTATCTGTGGATTCAGTCAAGGAG GTGCCTTAACCTTGGCTAGTGTTCTACTGTACCCTAAAACTTTAGGTGGAGGTGCAATCTTTAGTGGTTGGGTTCCATTCAATTCTTCTATTACAGAACAAATTACGCCCGAGGCAAAGCAG GAATTAGGTGATGTGGCATTAAGCTGGTGGGAAAAGTTTCTTGCAACTTTTCACGCCAGAGCACTGTTGCAACTTCTTGCTTTTATGCGTTACCTGGGACACAGAAAAAGATACGCAAAAGTATTCATAACGAATCTACTCTCTACTCTGCTGTTTTTTCGATCAAAATCTGCTCTGTAA
- the LOC106765623 gene encoding probable carboxylesterase SOBER1-like isoform X3, whose protein sequence is MKGLDKVREMKVIKFTITLLSTSILFLLFFPKKSINPSSSPQPLQRDSSSSSMSRARSFVLWLHGLGDSGPANEPIKTLFTSPEFRDTKWSFPSAPSAPVTCNYGSVMPSWFDILEIPVTAESPNDDSSLLKAVQNVHATIDREIAAGVNPKNVFICGFSQGGALTLASVLLYPKTLGGGAIFSGWVPFNSSITEQITPEAKQEFSESNYLNPKVPFHKHGCQLLVFCHRGLMLSIFNFPWKL, encoded by the exons ATGAAGGGCCTAGACAaggtgagagagatgaaggtgATAAAGTTTACCATTACACTATTAAGCACCTCGATTCTGTTTTTACTCTTCTTCCCTAAAAAGAGCATAAACCCCTCTTCTTCTCCACAACCACTGCAGCGAgattcctcttcctcctccatGTCCAGGGCGCGAAGCTTTGTTCTGTGGCTTCACGGTCTGGGTGACTCCGGTCCAGCCAACGAACCTATCAAAACTCTGTTCACTTCTCCCGAATTCAGAGACACCAAATGGTCCTTCCCTTCTGCCCCTTCTGCCCCCGTCACTTGCAACT ACGGTTCTGTAATGCCTTCGTGGTTTGACATTCTCGAGATTCCTGTCACAGCT GAATCTCCAAATGACGATAGTAGTTTACTTAAAGCTGTTCAAAATGTGCATGCTACTATAGACAGGGAAATAGCTGCTGGTGTAAACCCCAAAAATGTATTTATCTGTGGATTCAGTCAAGGAG GTGCCTTAACCTTGGCTAGTGTTCTACTGTACCCTAAAACTTTAGGTGGAGGTGCAATCTTTAGTGGTTGGGTTCCATTCAATTCTTCTATTACAGAACAAATTACGCCCGAGGCAAAGCAG GAGTTTTCGGAGTCCAACTACCTAAATCCAAAAGTTCCATTTCATAAGCATGGGTGCCAGCTGTTAGTTTTTTGTCATCGGGGCTTGATGTTGTCGATATTCAATTTTCCTTGGAAGTTGTAA
- the LOC106766564 gene encoding uncharacterized protein LOC106766564, whose product MGRIPVSFERVAAAFQADVARVRPCECGETDYSSEDFTDLSDLVKSFIEKEGEEEDAVGVGWDDWDEDLEWFDSEKREILQTIFSDDGDDDFKCIIRREIELVMMENKKSTPQFKAQLMSRLRERGFDAGLCKCKWKRNKRFPGGDYEYIDVNFAGNRYIVEISLVAEFEIARPINHYCSLLEIFPQIFVGKLEELKQVVRLMCNAIKSSMKSIDMYIPPWRRIEYMQAKWFSSYRRITDEVATKRTSSSLSSSRSIGFDARLLKSYNCRDDYVSKPAFGVYALTNAFYADGPGMLL is encoded by the exons ATGGGGAGGATTCCGGTGAGCTTTGAGAGGGTGGCTGCGGCCTTCCAAGCTGACGTGGCACGAGTAAGGCCATGCGAGTGCGGCGAAACTGATTACTCCTCAGAGGATTTCACTGATTTGTCGGACCTCGTGAAATCCTTCATAGAAAAGgagggagaggaagaagatgcgGTTGGTGTTGGTTGGGATGACTGGGATGAGGATTTGGAGTGGTTTGATTCTGAGAAGAGGGAGATCCTTCAAACAATATTCAGTGATGATGGGGATGATGATTTCAAATGTATAATTAGAAGAGAAATTGAACTTGTGATGATGGAAAACAAGAAATCGACACCCCAATTCAAAGCACAACTGATGTCTCGTCTGCGGGAGAGGGGTTTTGATGCTG GGCTTTGCAAATGCAAgtggaaaagaaataaaagatttcCAGGAGGTGACTATGAATATATCGATGTAAATTTTGCAGGAAATCGATATATTGTTGAAATCTCTCTTGTGGCAGAATTTGAAATAGCTCGTCCCATAAACCATTATTGTTCGTTACTTGAGATTTTTCCTCAAATATTTGTTGGAAAATTGGAAGAATTGAAACAGGTTGTGAGATTAATGTGCAATGCTATTAAAAGCTCCATGAAAAGCATAGACATGTATATACCTCCATGGAGAAGAATTGAATACATGCAAGCAAAGTGGTTTAGTTCGTATAGAAGAATAACTGATGAGGTTGCAACTAAAAGAACATCATCTTCTTTATCCAGTAGCAGGTCTATTGGATTTGATGCAAGACTGCTGAAATCGTATAATTGCAGAGATGATTACGTGAGTAAACCTGCATTTGGAGTTTACGCTTTGACGAATGCATTTTATGCTGATGGCCCCGGGATGTTACTGTAG